AAGAGGGGAGGAACGGGGAAGAGGTTGTCTTTGATTACCCGGCAATTGTCGCCTACGAAGTGGAGCACCTTCGTCTGTGCGCCTCCCGAGCAATGCACCATGCCGTGTATTTCCGGACGGAGTGCATCGAGCAGCTTCTTGACCACCGGCGCATACGTGCGGGTAGGAGAGAGCACCAGCTTGCCGGCATCGATGGGCGAGCCTTCTACCGGGTCGGTCAGCTTCAGGTTTCCGCTGTATACCAGGTCTTCGGGCACGGCGTGGTCGTAGCTTTCGGGATATTTCTCCGCCAGGTATTTGGCGAACACATCGTGGCGTGCCGAGGTCAGCCCGTTGCTTCCCATGCCGCCGTTGTATTCTTTTTCATACGTGGCTTGTCCGTAGGAGGCAAGTCCTACGATGACATCGCCCGGGCGGATATTGGCATTGTCTATCACGTCGGCACGCTTCATGCGGCAGGTCACGGTAGAGTCTACGATGATGGTGCGCACCAGGTCGCCCACATCGGCGGTTTCGCCTCCCGTGGCATATACGCCTACACCCATGCCGCGCAGTTCGGCAAGCAGTTCATCCGTACCGTTGATGATGGCGGAGATTACCTCGCCCGGTACCAGCAGTTTGTTGCGTCCGATAGTGGACGAGACCAATATGTTGTCGACCGCTCCCACGCAGAGCAGGTCGTCGATGTTCATAATCAGCGCGTCTTGTGCGATGCCTTTCCATACCGACAGGTCGCCGGTCTCTTTCCAGTACAGGTATGCCAATGACGATTTGGTGCCTGCTCCGTCGGCGTGCATGATGTTGCAATATTCAGGGTCACCGCCCAAGATGTCGGGTATGATTTTGCAGAATGCTTTCGGGAAGATACCTTTATCGATGTTCTTGATGGCGTTGTGCACATCTTCTTTCGATGCCGACACGCCGCGTTGCATATATCGTTGGTTGCTCATAAGAATTTATGTTATAATATTGATTTATTGATTTGCAAAAATAGTGAATATTTCGGAGAATAGGAAACGCAAAGGCGTAAAAACGATGCCGGTAAGCAACTATTCATAATTTGTCAATTGGAAAAATTCCAGCGGTTCGCTTTCGTTCCCGCACCGGTCTACGGCGGTCACCGCCCAATAGAGGTATTCTTGCCAAGGCACTTCGGGCACATAGGTGTAGCGGGTGTCCTCGATGCGTGGGGCAATCAGGTTGAGGGGGTTCCGCGTGTCTACCGGATAAGTGTCCGACGCATAGAGGCGGTAATATACCGGCGAGAGGTTATCGGTAGAGGCTTCCCAGCGGAAACGGATGCCTCGGTCTAAAAGCGTGAAAGACGGCTCTTGGGGCTTGGCAGGTGCGATGCTGTCCGTCCATGTCATGGGCGGGACGAGTGCCGGAAGCGGGTAGAAATGTTGCCTCAGCTCGTCGAATACGCTTTTGGTATTGTCGAGCAGGAAGCGGGTACGGAAGTAAGCCTGTCCGTCCAGCCCGATGGAACGGATGAAATAGATTTGCCGGATGACTTCGTCCAGTTGCCAGTCCTGTTCTTTGGGGTGCAGGAAGTAGATGCCCAGTCCGGGCACAATCCACCGCCCGTATGCATTCTCTTTCCAGTCGAGGGCAAACGGGTAAAAGTGGTTTCCTTGGAAATACATCATGGGGAAAAGTGCGTCGTGGATGCCTTCTTTCAGCCATTGCTGGGCGTCCTGATACACCTCTTCATAGGCGTTCCAGCCGTGCGAAGAATAGCGTTCCGTATCGCGGTATTTGCCGATGGGCGAGCTGCTTACCTTTACCCACGGTTTCATCGACTTGACTTCGGTATATATCCGGCGCACGATACGTGTGATGTTGTCCCGCCGCCATTGTGTCAGGCCTTGCCGTTTCCCATACTTGCGGTATGTGCTTTGGTCGGGGAAGCGTTCCCCCTGCTCGGGGTACCGGATGTAATCGAGATGGATGCCGTCCACATCGTATCCGGATACGATTTCGCGCACGATGTTTGCCAGATATTCATCCGTTCCGGGATTGCCCGGGTCTAGGTACCAGCTTCCCTTGAATTGCCTGCAGAGCGAGGGGTGTTTGCGGGTCAGGGCGTTTTTCCCAAGCATCCGTATCTGGCGGGTGTTCCCGATGGGGATAGCCACGAGCCAGGCATGCAGTTCCATGCCCCGCCGGTGGCATTCTTCTATGGCGAATTTCAATGGGTCGTAGCCGGGATGCTTGCCTTCGGTACCCGTCAGCGATTCGGCGAAAGGCTCGAATGCCGAGGGGTAGATTACGTCTCCCCGCAGGCGGGTTTGGAAAAGTACCGTATTGAAGTTGGCTTGTTTCAGCTGGTCAAGGATATGGCATAGTTCGGCCTTCTGGCGTTCGATGCCTTGGGGGGAGACGGCTTTATGGCTGGGCCAGTCCATACCGCCCAGCGTAGTGAGCCACGTGGCGCGTATCTCGTATTTCGGGGCTGTTTGCGCGAAAGCGGTGAGGAAGGGGAAGAGCAGCAGGGCGAGAATCGTATATCGTAGCTTTTGTCTCATGTCGTGATGTTTTTAGGCGGGCAAAGATACAAACATTTTTCTTTTTTATTACTTTTGCGGGCGATGTTTATAAATGTGTTTTTGTTTGAAACGCAGATTAGCGCAGATTAACACAGATTTTATATTTATAGTCAATTAGAAATGTATAGCGAAAAATGATTTGTCATGCTTCACTACGTTACCAATGACGGATTATCCTTAACCCTCTTGTCATTCTGACGACCGTAGGGAGGAAGAATCTCACATCCACGTGGATGTTTACGAGATCCTTCACGTTCGTTCAGGATGACAATAGCTTTGAAAAATCCCCGTCATAATCGAATGGGTTTTCCACAGGAAATGGGCACTCAGGATGACAAAATGAAAGCTAATTTCTGTTTTGATACACTCTCAAAACAAAACACGCCTTTAAAAGGATTATGATAATCTGCGCTAATCTGCGTTTCAAAAACGATAAAGAATAGTATGAAAAAGCAAGTTGTATTATTGGCAGCCCTGCTGGGAGGTACACTGGC
The Phocaeicola salanitronis DSM 18170 genome window above contains:
- a CDS encoding glycoside hydrolase family 10 protein — encoded protein: MRQKLRYTILALLLFPFLTAFAQTAPKYEIRATWLTTLGGMDWPSHKAVSPQGIERQKAELCHILDQLKQANFNTVLFQTRLRGDVIYPSAFEPFAESLTGTEGKHPGYDPLKFAIEECHRRGMELHAWLVAIPIGNTRQIRMLGKNALTRKHPSLCRQFKGSWYLDPGNPGTDEYLANIVREIVSGYDVDGIHLDYIRYPEQGERFPDQSTYRKYGKRQGLTQWRRDNITRIVRRIYTEVKSMKPWVKVSSSPIGKYRDTERYSSHGWNAYEEVYQDAQQWLKEGIHDALFPMMYFQGNHFYPFALDWKENAYGRWIVPGLGIYFLHPKEQDWQLDEVIRQIYFIRSIGLDGQAYFRTRFLLDNTKSVFDELRQHFYPLPALVPPMTWTDSIAPAKPQEPSFTLLDRGIRFRWEASTDNLSPVYYRLYASDTYPVDTRNPLNLIAPRIEDTRYTYVPEVPWQEYLYWAVTAVDRCGNESEPLEFFQLTNYE
- a CDS encoding AIR synthase-related protein, with protein sequence MSNQRYMQRGVSASKEDVHNAIKNIDKGIFPKAFCKIIPDILGGDPEYCNIMHADGAGTKSSLAYLYWKETGDLSVWKGIAQDALIMNIDDLLCVGAVDNILVSSTIGRNKLLVPGEVISAIINGTDELLAELRGMGVGVYATGGETADVGDLVRTIIVDSTVTCRMKRADVIDNANIRPGDVIVGLASYGQATYEKEYNGGMGSNGLTSARHDVFAKYLAEKYPESYDHAVPEDLVYSGNLKLTDPVEGSPIDAGKLVLSPTRTYAPVVKKLLDALRPEIHGMVHCSGGAQTKVLHFVGDNCRVIKDNLFPVPPLFRTIKEQSGTDWDEMYKVFNMGHRLEVYLSPEHAEEVIAISKSFNIDAQVVGRIEESDHKELIIRSEFGEFKY